In Bombus vancouverensis nearcticus chromosome 1, iyBomVanc1_principal, whole genome shotgun sequence, a single genomic region encodes these proteins:
- the MEP-1 gene encoding zinc finger protein MEP-1 isoform X3, translating into MEGTLEEPPIKDSSQTSPDKVLKDVIPNGVNGNYNDKEEFIDADTNISKLVSKEISVVREQREANGKEDDEDKHRMDVEMEERGLEPENSEQNGIAQNRSKGSEMSESENDSKMSKSPEGVSDINNFSEVSKTEDKCRNTSCEAMEVDEQSNNSDVECLDENITEIHSDNDDVFTTKASALKDNNLSGSSDIQLNDSSEIADSSMDTSDVKICEENGSCDSPDIEEITDSAKNGHNTSPERINKDPKQRKQRKQVDLSSITPRRSSRNIKRTSYIEKEIEEEEVDDDGSDIEEIKPEDPLAGIDSKDKENSKLKSPVKNSKTTIVVNDTKRLVEIAAGSKSVKGGKKEPTLVIIDTNSILSGRGGVPVSSSKPHHTVSSTSSFSVVPVGMTTQTMYPNMRTTITPVPMTSKTAQLSPKTTSMTTVTPTVTPPILPTLSDDMFVVEAPSFIVPYVYEKPPLKPLKEFVTKLEKCLEEQEKDERSKRSIEENKGEECDEDSLDIIQKNKDKSDESENEGTCSKSKKDEDRGDNSVDITESGFSNISDKQDIRQDDRNKVLTYFDLPLGKFFMQIGVNLVQEYVQTDLLRTQKRKQGKSSTSAETQLAINSLIKNLEFSKENNEPFHLEQKKCEFCNFKTESTLVMQHHLETPHMRNYVYKCNFCPTEMRSPHDILYHMEAEHNTRGRLERGPAFHQCPNCPFEDNQKGKLNRHILACTKKFRSEKNLEPGADWEPPAKIPRFNRTRPVGPTNPSALAMAMSGKGPQPLLPKLLPAPITGRGRGRPPMQPRYSDLKTLRPGGTTMRQDNVAGMMYRPTSSGLLVPTSYRFGSNQIFQNTTASPKNPTAKLLSQPSISITPLPRTTSQTSIPGSGTSSKSGEKTTFVICEICDGYIKDLEQLRNHMQWIHKVKIHPKMIYSRPPLNCQKCQFRFFTDQGLERHLLGSHGLVTSSMQEAANRGKDAGRCPACGRVYQWKLLNHVARDHGMTLKPAHLSYKCTVCTSTFGMYKQFENHVYSAHSGVAKRVMDKKNTPSSPSSRSNDSLLKPLKINDEITIIPQPAKPTTRSGTSQGRGK; encoded by the exons ATGTGATTCCAAATGGGGTTAATGGAAATTATAATGACAAGGAAGAATTCATTGATGCTGACACTAATATATCCAAACTTGTGTCAAAAGAAATTAGTGTAGTAAGGGAGCAAAGAGAGGCAAATGGAAAAGAAGATGATGAGGACAAACACAGAATGGATGTTGAAATGGAAGAAAGGGGTCTAGAACCTGAAAATAGTGAACAGAATGGGATAGCGCAAAATAGAAGTAAAGGGAGTGAAATGTCAGAGTCAGAAAATGACTCTAAAATGTCTAAATCTCCAGAGGGTGTCAGTGACATAAACAATTTTAGTGAAGTGTCCAAGACTGAAGACAAGTGTAGAAACACATCTTGTGAGGCTATGGAAGTTGATGAACAGAGTAATAACTCGGATGTTGAATGTCTTGACGAAAACATAACAGAAATACACTCTGATAACGATGATGTGTTCACTACAAAAGCTTCTGCCCTTAAAGATAATAATTTATCAGGCAGTAGTGATATCCAACTTAATGACAGTAGCGAAATTGCTGATAGTAGTATGGATACATCTGATGTGAAAATTTGTGAAGAAAACGGTAGTTGCGATAGTCCTGATATTGAAGAAATAACTGATAGTGCAAAGAATGGTCATAATACTTCACCAGAACGTATTAATAAAGATCCAAAAcaaagaaaacaaagaaagcAAGTAGATCTTAGTAGTATTACACCAAGAAGAAGTTCTAGAAATATAAAGAGGACAAGTTacatagaaaaagaaatagaagaagagGAAGTAGATGATGATGGCTCAGATATTGAGGAAATTAAGCCAGAAGATCCTTTGGCTGGTATTGATAGTAAAGACAAAGAGAATTCTAAACTAAAGTCACCAGTCAAAAATAGTAAGACTACTATTGTAGTTAATGATACTAAGCGGTTAGTAGAAATAGCTGCTGGTAGCAAATCTgtaaaaggaggaaagaaagaacCTACCTTAGTTATTATAGATACAAATTCTATACTTTCTGGACGTGGTGGTGTTCCTGTGAGTAGCAGTAAACCTCATCACACTGTTTCTAGTACTAGCTCATTTTCAGTAGTTCCAGTGGGGATGACTACACAAACTATGTATCCTAATATGAGGACGACTATTACACCAGTGCCCATGACATCAAAAACTGCACAGCTAAGTCCTAAAACTACTAGTATGACAACGGTAACACCTACGGTTACACCTCCAATATTACCTACTTTAAGCGATGACATGTTTGTGGTAGAAGCGCCATCTTTTATAGTACCATATGTATATGAAAAACCACCTCTGAAACCCTTAAAGGAGTTCGTCACAAAATTGGAGAAATGCTTAGAGGAACAAGAAAAAGACGAGAGAAGCAAAAGAAGCATAGAAGAAAATAAGGGAGAGGAATGTGATGAGGATTCACTGGATAtaattcaaaaaaataaagataaaagtgATGAAAGTGAAAATGAAGGAACTTGTAGTAAGAGTAAAAAAGATGAAGACAGAGGTGATAATTCAGTAGATATAACTGAATCTGGATTTAGTAATATAAGTGATAAACAGGATATACGACAAGACGATAGGAATAAAGTACTGACATATTTTGATTTACCACTGGGGAAATTTTTCATGCAAATTGGAGTGAATCTTGTTCAGGAATATGTGCAAACTGATCTTTTACGGACTCAAAAACGTAAACAGGGAAAAAGTAGCACATCGGCTGAAACTCAACTAGCTATAAATTCACTCATTAAAAATCTAGAATTTAGTAAAGAAAATAATGAACCATTCCATTTAGAACAGAAAAAATGTGAATTCTGTAATTTTAAAACAGAATCAACTTTAGTCATGCAACATCATTTAGAAACTCCACATATGCGCAATTACGTCTACAAGTGTAATTTTTGTCCGACTGAAATGCGTAGTCCCCACGACATATTATACCATATGGAAGCAGAACATAATACTCGCGGGAGGTTGGAGCGGGGTCCAGCTTTTCATCAATGTCCTAATTGTCCGTTTGAAGACAACCAGAAAGGCAAACTAAATCGACATATACTTGCTTGTACTAAGAAATTCAGATCGGAAAAGAATCTAGAACCAGGTGCTGATTGGGAACCTCCAGCAAAAATTCCACGATTCAATCGAACAAGGCCTGTTGGGCCAACTAACCCCAGTGCACTTGCGATGGCAATGAGTGGTAAAGGACCTCAACCACTTTTACCAAAATTACTTCCTGCTCCAATCACTGGTCGTGGAAGAGGACGGCCGCCTATGCAACCAAGATATTCAGATTTGAAAACATTACGACCGGGTGGTACGACAATGCGTCAGG ATAATGTTGCAGGAATGATGTATCGTCCAACATCGTCTGGCTTATTGGTCCCTACTTCATACCGATTTGGTAGTAATCAAATATTTCAG aatacaACAGCAAGTCCCAAAAATCCTACTGCAAAATTGTTAAGTCAACCAAGTATATCTATAACTCCATTACCACGTACAACATCTCAAACCTCCATCCCTGGTTCTGGAACTTCATCAAAGTCTGGAGAAAAAACTACATTTGTCATATGTGAAATCTGCGATGGTTATATTAAG GATTTAGAACAACTACGTAACCATATGCAATGGATTCACAAAGTAAAAATACATCCAAAGATGATTTATAGTAGACCTCCATTGAATTGCCAAAAATGTCAATTTCGGTTTTTCACAGATCAG GGTCTGGAAAGACATTTACTTGGGTCTCATGGTTTGGTTACATCTAGTATGCAAGAAGCTGCAAATAGAGGAAAAGATGCAGGTCGCTGTCCCGCTTGCGGCAGG GTATATCAATGGAAATTACTAAATCATGTTGCGCGAGATCATGGAATGACATTAAAACCAGCGCATCTATCTTATAAATGTACAGTTTGCACTTCCACGTTTGGAATGTATAAGCAGTTTGAAAATCACGTATATTCGGCACATAGTGGCGTAGCTAAAAGAGTAATGGATAAGAAGAATACACCTTCATCTCCATCGTCCAGATC
- the MEP-1 gene encoding zinc finger protein MEP-1 isoform X1, giving the protein MEGTLEEPPIKDSSQTSPDKVLKDVIPNGVNGNYNDKEEFIDADTNISKLVSKEISVVREQREANGKEDDEDKHRMDVEMEERGLEPENSEQNGIAQNRSKGSEMSESENDSKMSKSPEGVSDINNFSEVSKTEDKCRNTSCEAMEVDEQSNNSDVECLDENITEIHSDNDDVFTTKASALKDNNLSGSSDIQLNDSSEIADSSMDTSDVKICEENGSCDSPDIEEITDSAKNGHNTSPERINKDPKQRKQRKQVDLSSITPRRSSRNIKRTSYIEKEIEEEEVDDDGSDIEEIKPEDPLAGIDSKDKENSKLKSPVKNSKTTIVVNDTKRLVEIAAGSKSVKGGKKEPTLVIIDTNSILSGRGGVPVSSSKPHHTVSSTSSFSVVPVGMTTQTMYPNMRTTITPVPMTSKTAQLSPKTTSMTTVTPTVTPPILPTLSDDMFVVEAPSFIVPYVYEKPPLKPLKEFVTKLEKCLEEQEKDERSKRSIEENKGEECDEDSLDIIQKNKDKSDESENEGTCSKSKKDEDRGDNSVDITESGFSNISDKQDIRQDDRNKVLTYFDLPLGKFFMQIGVNLVQEYVQTDLLRTQKRKQGKSSTSAETQLAINSLIKNLEFSKENNEPFHLEQKKCEFCNFKTESTLVMQHHLETPHMRNYVYKCNFCPTEMRSPHDILYHMEAEHNTRGRLERGPAFHQCPNCPFEDNQKGKLNRHILACTKKFRSEKNLEPGADWEPPAKIPRFNRTRPVGPTNPSALAMAMSGKGPQPLLPKLLPAPITGRGRGRPPMQPRYSDLKTLRPGGTTMRQDNVAGMMYRPTSSGLLVPTSYRFGSNQIFQVVGGSGTVMSAVSGVSSSSGGSSGQPTPIALVPNVIDSLSRLSSSQNTTASPKNPTAKLLSQPSISITPLPRTTSQTSIPGSGTSSKSGEKTTFVICEICDGYIKDLEQLRNHMQWIHKVKIHPKMIYSRPPLNCQKCQFRFFTDQGLERHLLGSHGLVTSSMQEAANRGKDAGRCPACGRVYQWKLLNHVARDHGMTLKPAHLSYKCTVCTSTFGMYKQFENHVYSAHSGVAKRVMDKKNTPSSPSSRSNDSLLKPLKINDEITIIPQPAKPTTRSGTSQGRGK; this is encoded by the exons ATGTGATTCCAAATGGGGTTAATGGAAATTATAATGACAAGGAAGAATTCATTGATGCTGACACTAATATATCCAAACTTGTGTCAAAAGAAATTAGTGTAGTAAGGGAGCAAAGAGAGGCAAATGGAAAAGAAGATGATGAGGACAAACACAGAATGGATGTTGAAATGGAAGAAAGGGGTCTAGAACCTGAAAATAGTGAACAGAATGGGATAGCGCAAAATAGAAGTAAAGGGAGTGAAATGTCAGAGTCAGAAAATGACTCTAAAATGTCTAAATCTCCAGAGGGTGTCAGTGACATAAACAATTTTAGTGAAGTGTCCAAGACTGAAGACAAGTGTAGAAACACATCTTGTGAGGCTATGGAAGTTGATGAACAGAGTAATAACTCGGATGTTGAATGTCTTGACGAAAACATAACAGAAATACACTCTGATAACGATGATGTGTTCACTACAAAAGCTTCTGCCCTTAAAGATAATAATTTATCAGGCAGTAGTGATATCCAACTTAATGACAGTAGCGAAATTGCTGATAGTAGTATGGATACATCTGATGTGAAAATTTGTGAAGAAAACGGTAGTTGCGATAGTCCTGATATTGAAGAAATAACTGATAGTGCAAAGAATGGTCATAATACTTCACCAGAACGTATTAATAAAGATCCAAAAcaaagaaaacaaagaaagcAAGTAGATCTTAGTAGTATTACACCAAGAAGAAGTTCTAGAAATATAAAGAGGACAAGTTacatagaaaaagaaatagaagaagagGAAGTAGATGATGATGGCTCAGATATTGAGGAAATTAAGCCAGAAGATCCTTTGGCTGGTATTGATAGTAAAGACAAAGAGAATTCTAAACTAAAGTCACCAGTCAAAAATAGTAAGACTACTATTGTAGTTAATGATACTAAGCGGTTAGTAGAAATAGCTGCTGGTAGCAAATCTgtaaaaggaggaaagaaagaacCTACCTTAGTTATTATAGATACAAATTCTATACTTTCTGGACGTGGTGGTGTTCCTGTGAGTAGCAGTAAACCTCATCACACTGTTTCTAGTACTAGCTCATTTTCAGTAGTTCCAGTGGGGATGACTACACAAACTATGTATCCTAATATGAGGACGACTATTACACCAGTGCCCATGACATCAAAAACTGCACAGCTAAGTCCTAAAACTACTAGTATGACAACGGTAACACCTACGGTTACACCTCCAATATTACCTACTTTAAGCGATGACATGTTTGTGGTAGAAGCGCCATCTTTTATAGTACCATATGTATATGAAAAACCACCTCTGAAACCCTTAAAGGAGTTCGTCACAAAATTGGAGAAATGCTTAGAGGAACAAGAAAAAGACGAGAGAAGCAAAAGAAGCATAGAAGAAAATAAGGGAGAGGAATGTGATGAGGATTCACTGGATAtaattcaaaaaaataaagataaaagtgATGAAAGTGAAAATGAAGGAACTTGTAGTAAGAGTAAAAAAGATGAAGACAGAGGTGATAATTCAGTAGATATAACTGAATCTGGATTTAGTAATATAAGTGATAAACAGGATATACGACAAGACGATAGGAATAAAGTACTGACATATTTTGATTTACCACTGGGGAAATTTTTCATGCAAATTGGAGTGAATCTTGTTCAGGAATATGTGCAAACTGATCTTTTACGGACTCAAAAACGTAAACAGGGAAAAAGTAGCACATCGGCTGAAACTCAACTAGCTATAAATTCACTCATTAAAAATCTAGAATTTAGTAAAGAAAATAATGAACCATTCCATTTAGAACAGAAAAAATGTGAATTCTGTAATTTTAAAACAGAATCAACTTTAGTCATGCAACATCATTTAGAAACTCCACATATGCGCAATTACGTCTACAAGTGTAATTTTTGTCCGACTGAAATGCGTAGTCCCCACGACATATTATACCATATGGAAGCAGAACATAATACTCGCGGGAGGTTGGAGCGGGGTCCAGCTTTTCATCAATGTCCTAATTGTCCGTTTGAAGACAACCAGAAAGGCAAACTAAATCGACATATACTTGCTTGTACTAAGAAATTCAGATCGGAAAAGAATCTAGAACCAGGTGCTGATTGGGAACCTCCAGCAAAAATTCCACGATTCAATCGAACAAGGCCTGTTGGGCCAACTAACCCCAGTGCACTTGCGATGGCAATGAGTGGTAAAGGACCTCAACCACTTTTACCAAAATTACTTCCTGCTCCAATCACTGGTCGTGGAAGAGGACGGCCGCCTATGCAACCAAGATATTCAGATTTGAAAACATTACGACCGGGTGGTACGACAATGCGTCAGG ATAATGTTGCAGGAATGATGTATCGTCCAACATCGTCTGGCTTATTGGTCCCTACTTCATACCGATTTGGTAGTAATCAAATATTTCAG GTGGTGGGTGGCTCTGGGACTGTCATGTCGGCTGTCTCGGGAGTGAGTAGCAGTAGCGGCGGCAGTTCCGGTCAACCCACACCCATTGCACTTGTACCCAACGTAATCGACTCTCTCTCTAGATTGTCCTCATCACAG aatacaACAGCAAGTCCCAAAAATCCTACTGCAAAATTGTTAAGTCAACCAAGTATATCTATAACTCCATTACCACGTACAACATCTCAAACCTCCATCCCTGGTTCTGGAACTTCATCAAAGTCTGGAGAAAAAACTACATTTGTCATATGTGAAATCTGCGATGGTTATATTAAG GATTTAGAACAACTACGTAACCATATGCAATGGATTCACAAAGTAAAAATACATCCAAAGATGATTTATAGTAGACCTCCATTGAATTGCCAAAAATGTCAATTTCGGTTTTTCACAGATCAG GGTCTGGAAAGACATTTACTTGGGTCTCATGGTTTGGTTACATCTAGTATGCAAGAAGCTGCAAATAGAGGAAAAGATGCAGGTCGCTGTCCCGCTTGCGGCAGG GTATATCAATGGAAATTACTAAATCATGTTGCGCGAGATCATGGAATGACATTAAAACCAGCGCATCTATCTTATAAATGTACAGTTTGCACTTCCACGTTTGGAATGTATAAGCAGTTTGAAAATCACGTATATTCGGCACATAGTGGCGTAGCTAAAAGAGTAATGGATAAGAAGAATACACCTTCATCTCCATCGTCCAGATC
- the MEP-1 gene encoding zinc finger protein MEP-1 isoform X5: protein MDVEMEERGLEPENSEQNGIAQNRSKGSEMSESENDSKMSKSPEGVSDINNFSEVSKTEDKCRNTSCEAMEVDEQSNNSDVECLDENITEIHSDNDDVFTTKASALKDNNLSGSSDIQLNDSSEIADSSMDTSDVKICEENGSCDSPDIEEITDSAKNGHNTSPERINKDPKQRKQRKQVDLSSITPRRSSRNIKRTSYIEKEIEEEEVDDDGSDIEEIKPEDPLAGIDSKDKENSKLKSPVKNSKTTIVVNDTKRLVEIAAGSKSVKGGKKEPTLVIIDTNSILSGRGGVPVSSSKPHHTVSSTSSFSVVPVGMTTQTMYPNMRTTITPVPMTSKTAQLSPKTTSMTTVTPTVTPPILPTLSDDMFVVEAPSFIVPYVYEKPPLKPLKEFVTKLEKCLEEQEKDERSKRSIEENKGEECDEDSLDIIQKNKDKSDESENEGTCSKSKKDEDRGDNSVDITESGFSNISDKQDIRQDDRNKVLTYFDLPLGKFFMQIGVNLVQEYVQTDLLRTQKRKQGKSSTSAETQLAINSLIKNLEFSKENNEPFHLEQKKCEFCNFKTESTLVMQHHLETPHMRNYVYKCNFCPTEMRSPHDILYHMEAEHNTRGRLERGPAFHQCPNCPFEDNQKGKLNRHILACTKKFRSEKNLEPGADWEPPAKIPRFNRTRPVGPTNPSALAMAMSGKGPQPLLPKLLPAPITGRGRGRPPMQPRYSDLKTLRPGGTTMRQDNVAGMMYRPTSSGLLVPTSYRFGSNQIFQVVGGSGTVMSAVSGVSSSSGGSSGQPTPIALVPNVIDSLSRLSSSQNTTASPKNPTAKLLSQPSISITPLPRTTSQTSIPGSGTSSKSGEKTTFVICEICDGYIKDLEQLRNHMQWIHKVKIHPKMIYSRPPLNCQKCQFRFFTDQGLERHLLGSHGLVTSSMQEAANRGKDAGRCPACGRVYQWKLLNHVARDHGMTLKPAHLSYKCTVCTSTFGMYKQFENHVYSAHSGVAKRVMDKKNTPSSPSSRSNDSLLKPLKINDEITIIPQPAKPTTRSGTSQGRGK from the exons ATGGATGTTGAAATGGAAGAAAGGGGTCTAGAACCTGAAAATAGTGAACAGAATGGGATAGCGCAAAATAGAAGTAAAGGGAGTGAAATGTCAGAGTCAGAAAATGACTCTAAAATGTCTAAATCTCCAGAGGGTGTCAGTGACATAAACAATTTTAGTGAAGTGTCCAAGACTGAAGACAAGTGTAGAAACACATCTTGTGAGGCTATGGAAGTTGATGAACAGAGTAATAACTCGGATGTTGAATGTCTTGACGAAAACATAACAGAAATACACTCTGATAACGATGATGTGTTCACTACAAAAGCTTCTGCCCTTAAAGATAATAATTTATCAGGCAGTAGTGATATCCAACTTAATGACAGTAGCGAAATTGCTGATAGTAGTATGGATACATCTGATGTGAAAATTTGTGAAGAAAACGGTAGTTGCGATAGTCCTGATATTGAAGAAATAACTGATAGTGCAAAGAATGGTCATAATACTTCACCAGAACGTATTAATAAAGATCCAAAAcaaagaaaacaaagaaagcAAGTAGATCTTAGTAGTATTACACCAAGAAGAAGTTCTAGAAATATAAAGAGGACAAGTTacatagaaaaagaaatagaagaagagGAAGTAGATGATGATGGCTCAGATATTGAGGAAATTAAGCCAGAAGATCCTTTGGCTGGTATTGATAGTAAAGACAAAGAGAATTCTAAACTAAAGTCACCAGTCAAAAATAGTAAGACTACTATTGTAGTTAATGATACTAAGCGGTTAGTAGAAATAGCTGCTGGTAGCAAATCTgtaaaaggaggaaagaaagaacCTACCTTAGTTATTATAGATACAAATTCTATACTTTCTGGACGTGGTGGTGTTCCTGTGAGTAGCAGTAAACCTCATCACACTGTTTCTAGTACTAGCTCATTTTCAGTAGTTCCAGTGGGGATGACTACACAAACTATGTATCCTAATATGAGGACGACTATTACACCAGTGCCCATGACATCAAAAACTGCACAGCTAAGTCCTAAAACTACTAGTATGACAACGGTAACACCTACGGTTACACCTCCAATATTACCTACTTTAAGCGATGACATGTTTGTGGTAGAAGCGCCATCTTTTATAGTACCATATGTATATGAAAAACCACCTCTGAAACCCTTAAAGGAGTTCGTCACAAAATTGGAGAAATGCTTAGAGGAACAAGAAAAAGACGAGAGAAGCAAAAGAAGCATAGAAGAAAATAAGGGAGAGGAATGTGATGAGGATTCACTGGATAtaattcaaaaaaataaagataaaagtgATGAAAGTGAAAATGAAGGAACTTGTAGTAAGAGTAAAAAAGATGAAGACAGAGGTGATAATTCAGTAGATATAACTGAATCTGGATTTAGTAATATAAGTGATAAACAGGATATACGACAAGACGATAGGAATAAAGTACTGACATATTTTGATTTACCACTGGGGAAATTTTTCATGCAAATTGGAGTGAATCTTGTTCAGGAATATGTGCAAACTGATCTTTTACGGACTCAAAAACGTAAACAGGGAAAAAGTAGCACATCGGCTGAAACTCAACTAGCTATAAATTCACTCATTAAAAATCTAGAATTTAGTAAAGAAAATAATGAACCATTCCATTTAGAACAGAAAAAATGTGAATTCTGTAATTTTAAAACAGAATCAACTTTAGTCATGCAACATCATTTAGAAACTCCACATATGCGCAATTACGTCTACAAGTGTAATTTTTGTCCGACTGAAATGCGTAGTCCCCACGACATATTATACCATATGGAAGCAGAACATAATACTCGCGGGAGGTTGGAGCGGGGTCCAGCTTTTCATCAATGTCCTAATTGTCCGTTTGAAGACAACCAGAAAGGCAAACTAAATCGACATATACTTGCTTGTACTAAGAAATTCAGATCGGAAAAGAATCTAGAACCAGGTGCTGATTGGGAACCTCCAGCAAAAATTCCACGATTCAATCGAACAAGGCCTGTTGGGCCAACTAACCCCAGTGCACTTGCGATGGCAATGAGTGGTAAAGGACCTCAACCACTTTTACCAAAATTACTTCCTGCTCCAATCACTGGTCGTGGAAGAGGACGGCCGCCTATGCAACCAAGATATTCAGATTTGAAAACATTACGACCGGGTGGTACGACAATGCGTCAGG ATAATGTTGCAGGAATGATGTATCGTCCAACATCGTCTGGCTTATTGGTCCCTACTTCATACCGATTTGGTAGTAATCAAATATTTCAG GTGGTGGGTGGCTCTGGGACTGTCATGTCGGCTGTCTCGGGAGTGAGTAGCAGTAGCGGCGGCAGTTCCGGTCAACCCACACCCATTGCACTTGTACCCAACGTAATCGACTCTCTCTCTAGATTGTCCTCATCACAG aatacaACAGCAAGTCCCAAAAATCCTACTGCAAAATTGTTAAGTCAACCAAGTATATCTATAACTCCATTACCACGTACAACATCTCAAACCTCCATCCCTGGTTCTGGAACTTCATCAAAGTCTGGAGAAAAAACTACATTTGTCATATGTGAAATCTGCGATGGTTATATTAAG GATTTAGAACAACTACGTAACCATATGCAATGGATTCACAAAGTAAAAATACATCCAAAGATGATTTATAGTAGACCTCCATTGAATTGCCAAAAATGTCAATTTCGGTTTTTCACAGATCAG GGTCTGGAAAGACATTTACTTGGGTCTCATGGTTTGGTTACATCTAGTATGCAAGAAGCTGCAAATAGAGGAAAAGATGCAGGTCGCTGTCCCGCTTGCGGCAGG GTATATCAATGGAAATTACTAAATCATGTTGCGCGAGATCATGGAATGACATTAAAACCAGCGCATCTATCTTATAAATGTACAGTTTGCACTTCCACGTTTGGAATGTATAAGCAGTTTGAAAATCACGTATATTCGGCACATAGTGGCGTAGCTAAAAGAGTAATGGATAAGAAGAATACACCTTCATCTCCATCGTCCAGATC